Proteins encoded in a region of the Jatrophihabitans sp. genome:
- the pdhA gene encoding pyruvate dehydrogenase (acetyl-transferring) E1 component subunit alpha → MTVATTSAGFLPTATPRCLIDADGHATSADTGQLPDADVLLELFRLMSLGRRFDTQATALTKQGRLAVYPSSRGQEACQVGVVTAMAQRDWLFPTYRDSMALVSRGINPVEVLTLLRGDWHCGYDPYLHRTAPQCTPLATNTLHAVGLAHAAKLAGEDTVAVVLLGDGATSEGDTHEALNIAAVWQAPVVFLVQNNGYAISVPLAKQTRAETLAHKGIGYGMPGVLIDGNDPAMVHVAMTEAIERARRGEGPTLIEALTYRIEAHTNADDASRYRDDAEVTRWLARDPLARLQTYLQDQGLIDEAGIAAIAEEGETRSARLRAAMNADPVTDPAELFAHVYTEPTAALRQQAAELAEELAAEAS, encoded by the coding sequence ATGACTGTGGCCACTACGTCCGCTGGGTTCCTGCCCACCGCGACCCCGCGCTGCCTGATCGACGCCGACGGTCATGCCACCTCGGCCGACACCGGACAGCTGCCAGACGCCGACGTGCTGCTCGAGCTGTTTCGGCTGATGTCGCTGGGCCGCCGCTTCGACACCCAGGCCACCGCGCTCACCAAGCAGGGCCGGCTGGCGGTCTACCCGTCCTCGCGCGGCCAGGAGGCCTGCCAGGTCGGCGTGGTGACTGCGATGGCCCAGCGCGACTGGCTGTTCCCGACCTACCGGGACTCGATGGCGCTGGTCAGCCGCGGGATCAACCCCGTCGAGGTGCTGACCCTGCTGCGCGGTGACTGGCACTGCGGATACGACCCGTACCTGCACCGCACCGCCCCTCAGTGCACGCCGCTGGCCACCAACACCCTGCATGCGGTCGGCCTGGCGCACGCGGCCAAGCTGGCCGGCGAGGACACCGTGGCCGTCGTGCTGCTCGGCGATGGCGCCACCAGCGAGGGCGACACCCACGAGGCGCTCAACATCGCCGCGGTCTGGCAGGCGCCGGTGGTGTTCCTGGTGCAGAACAACGGCTATGCGATCTCGGTGCCGCTGGCCAAGCAGACCCGGGCCGAGACGCTGGCCCACAAGGGCATCGGCTACGGCATGCCCGGCGTGCTGATCGACGGCAACGACCCGGCGATGGTGCACGTGGCGATGACCGAGGCGATCGAGCGCGCCCGGCGCGGCGAGGGCCCCACCCTGATCGAGGCGCTGACTTACCGGATCGAGGCGCACACCAACGCCGATGACGCCTCGCGCTACCGCGACGACGCCGAGGTCACCCGCTGGCTGGCCCGCGACCCCCTCGCCCGGCTGCAGACCTACCTGCAGGACCAGGGGCTGATCGACGAGGCCGGCATCGCGGCGATCGCCGAGGAAGGCGAAACCCGGTCGGCCCGGCTGCGAGCGGCGATGAACGCCGATCCGGTCACCGACCCGGCGGAGCTGTTCGCCCACGTCTACACCGAGCCGACCGCCGCGCTGCGCCAGCAGGCAGCCGAGCTCGCCGAAGAACTCGCGGCGGAGGCGTCATGA